In Solidesulfovibrio fructosivorans JJ], a genomic segment contains:
- a CDS encoding Crp/Fnr family transcriptional regulator, giving the protein MRLTDADLLAELDKPEFAAARGAFVSRRYAKGRQVFSPRESRNSLFIVAKGRARVYLAYKDKEFTMAILDVGDVYTTHTRAHVEALDDLELLEADVAVVRRFFTSMPALATAMVKVLGDLLSHAFSVIDGLAFHDVRRRLLLLLLHEAGQAPVEEDSMRCFAHGLSIEQLATIVGSSRQTVSSLLNGFERDGVITLRARGVICVPDITALQALAEA; this is encoded by the coding sequence ATGCGCCTGACCGACGCCGACCTGCTGGCCGAACTGGACAAGCCCGAATTCGCCGCCGCGCGAGGGGCCTTCGTCAGCCGCCGCTACGCCAAGGGCCGGCAGGTCTTTTCCCCGCGCGAATCCCGCAACAGCCTCTTCATCGTGGCCAAGGGCCGGGCCAGGGTCTACCTGGCCTACAAGGACAAGGAATTCACCATGGCCATCCTCGACGTCGGCGACGTCTACACCACGCATACGCGCGCCCATGTCGAGGCCCTGGACGACCTGGAACTGCTGGAAGCCGACGTCGCCGTCGTGCGCCGGTTTTTCACCTCCATGCCGGCTCTGGCCACAGCCATGGTCAAGGTGCTCGGGGACCTGCTCTCCCACGCTTTTTCGGTCATCGACGGCCTGGCTTTCCACGACGTGCGCCGCCGGCTCCTCCTGCTGCTGCTCCACGAAGCCGGGCAGGCCCCGGTGGAAGAGGATTCCATGCGCTGCTTCGCCCATGGGCTGAGTATCGAACAGCTGGCCACCATCGTGGGTTCCTCGCGCCAGACCGTGTCTTCCCTCTTAAACGGCTTCGAGCGCGACGGCGTCATTACGCTACGCGCCCGGGGCGTGATCTGCGTGCCGGACATCACGGCCCTGCAAGCCCTGGCCGAGGCCTGA
- a CDS encoding sigma-54 interaction domain-containing protein: MALPRDIPCESIMESLADGVFTVDTDFTITFFNRAAGKIAGIPPAEALGRKCWEVFHSSLCDGACALGQCIKADTTLSDQSIFIVRPDGTKVWVSISAAPLRDATGRIVGGVETFRDISDLTRLRKELEGVRTLEDIVTKNREMARHLDLLPRIAQSGTTALLLGESGTGKELFARALHNLSDRKNGPFIAVNCGAIPGELLESELFGHAQGAFTDAKTARKGRFALATGGTLFLDEVGEMPPPLQVKLLRVLQERVYEPLGSDTTLPADARIVAATNRDLEAMAREGTFRRDLFYRLGVARIVLPPLRERPEDIPLLVATFIERLNLRQEKAVGGLTDAAMRILLRHDYPGNVRELQNILEYAFILCSHGRIGPEHLPDYLRPAPSHPQHATDAAPRTMRAIKYQAAKHALARHDDKRMEACRELGITKDTLRRILSQGDGEGE; the protein is encoded by the coding sequence ATGGCCCTGCCGCGCGACATCCCCTGCGAATCCATCATGGAGTCCCTGGCCGACGGCGTCTTCACCGTGGACACGGACTTCACCATCACCTTTTTCAACCGGGCCGCCGGAAAAATCGCCGGCATCCCCCCGGCCGAGGCGCTGGGACGCAAATGCTGGGAGGTCTTCCACTCGAGCCTTTGCGACGGGGCCTGCGCCCTGGGGCAATGCATCAAGGCCGACACCACCCTCTCCGACCAGTCGATCTTCATCGTGCGCCCGGACGGCACAAAAGTCTGGGTCAGCATCAGCGCCGCGCCCCTTCGCGACGCCACCGGCCGCATCGTCGGCGGCGTGGAAACCTTCCGCGACATCTCCGACCTGACCAGGCTGCGCAAGGAACTCGAAGGCGTGCGCACCCTGGAGGACATCGTCACCAAAAACCGGGAAATGGCCCGGCACCTCGACCTGCTCCCCCGCATCGCCCAAAGCGGCACCACCGCCCTGCTCCTCGGCGAATCCGGCACCGGCAAGGAACTCTTCGCCCGGGCCCTGCACAACCTCTCCGACCGGAAAAACGGCCCCTTCATCGCCGTCAACTGCGGGGCCATCCCCGGCGAACTGCTCGAATCCGAACTCTTCGGCCACGCCCAAGGCGCCTTCACCGACGCCAAAACCGCCCGCAAAGGCCGCTTCGCCCTGGCCACCGGCGGGACGCTCTTCCTCGACGAAGTGGGCGAAATGCCCCCGCCGCTCCAGGTCAAACTCCTGCGCGTGCTCCAGGAACGCGTCTACGAGCCCCTGGGGTCGGATACCACGCTCCCCGCCGACGCGCGCATCGTCGCCGCCACCAACCGCGACCTCGAAGCCATGGCCCGGGAAGGCACCTTCCGCCGCGACCTCTTCTACCGCCTGGGCGTGGCCCGCATCGTCCTGCCGCCCTTGCGCGAACGCCCCGAAGATATCCCCCTGCTCGTCGCCACCTTCATCGAACGCCTCAACCTGCGCCAGGAAAAAGCCGTCGGCGGCCTGACCGACGCCGCCATGCGCATTCTCCTGCGCCACGACTACCCCGGCAACGTCCGGGAACTGCAAAATATCCTGGAATACGCCTTCATCCTCTGCTCCCACGGCCGCATCGGCCCCGAACACCTGCCCGATTACCTGCGCCCCGCCCCCAGCCACCCCCAACACGCCACCGACGCCGCCCCCCGGACCATGCGCGCCATCAAATACCAGGCCGCCAAACACGCCCTGGCCCGCCACGACGACAAACGCATGGAAGCCTGCCGGGAACTCGGCATCACTAAAGACACGCTGCGACGAATTTTGAGTCAGGGCGATGGGGAGGGGGAATAG